AGGGAAAGGGCTGCTTGGTGTGGTATTGGGTTAGATCCCCGGTATCTTCGGCTGAGGTGATCGAGTTGGAGGAAGCTTCATTGGTGCTCTCGAGTACAGTTTTATCGGAGGATAAAGACAAATGGTGCTGGCCAGCTGATGTCAAAGGTATCTACTCCACTAGTTTTTTAAAGAGTTGGCGGCGGATCCCCCGGGCTTCGATAACGTCTTTCCTGTTAAGGGCTGTAAATGGCTTCTTTCTAAATGCAACATATTTATCTGGAGGGCAGCTATCGACTGCATTCCGACTAAGCATGCTTTGGCTACAAGAAATATCTCGGTTGGTTCTGTTGAGTGTCTTTTTTGTGGGGAGGCGCCTGAAACCATGGATCACTTATTCACTGCCTGTCATACTTCTATTCGGGTTTGGAATAGCGTTTGTGGTTGGGCCAACCTTCAACCGATGTTTGCTTTCTCTTTTAAGGATGTGCTGTAATTCCATAAAAGTTGTGGCGGTAACTCGAGGGCTGAGGAAATCATCCGTGGGATTGTGTTGGTTACATGTTGGTTCCTTTGGAAAGCTAGGAACTCGAAGTTATTCTCTAACGGGAGAGGTGAGGTTGCCGAGATCTTTGGAGAGATGAAAACTCTTAGTTTCTTTTGGCTTAAAAGTAGGTCCAAACAATGTAATCTAGTTTAGAGTGATTGGTGTAAGTCCCCTTTGTACATGTTGTAGTTGGGTTTGGGTGCGGTCCTGTGCTTTTTTGTCAGACCGACCGGTTTTTAATAAAGTTTACCTTTTAAAAAAACTAGTGTTTAGGACCCGTGCGTTGCGACGGGATCATTAACCAAACGAAAAGTAGACGGAAAAACGTTAAACCACGCACGCCTGTTGCGGTGTGTTAACATGCgaaaattagaccgaaacgtaaaacatagaaaaaaaactAAGTCGGCGTAGTACTTGCGCGTTGCGACGGGACAGTTTGAGAACAAAATAGTTTCTACCAAACACACGTGGTGCAACAttttaactcgcaaaatttagacggaaatgtaaaacaaaaaaattgtaaatataaaaaatatgagatcaaagttgaaagtgaaaAAAGTATTggagttaaaaatgaaaaatgcGTTGTGATAAATTTATAAAAGATAAAGTATAGGAGGTTAAAGTAAATAACCTATATAAAAGTTTAATAAAGAGAAAAACAATACAATATTATGTGGTaaaaagtattttgaataaattatATGATttgaataaaatatttaataataatgAAAGTTGCATAAATCAGTTGTAATATATGCATTAGATTGTGCACAAAATTGAATAGTAAAAATACACACATTAGAAACTTGATAAATTATAGTGGGGATAATGTATGGTTGTTTTATAATTTacatattatttttaacaacaaatatttttaataattaaaaaataatgaGAAAGAAGAACATGCACCTTCAAGAGGATAAGAATGGATTTATCATTTATAATGTAAAACACTCAAAGGAAATGAAAGCTTGTCCCCACCCCCTCACCAGCCAACCAAATTGCAATAAAATTTCATCCTGCAAATTCTAGTATAAATACATAGGTATGGTCTGCTTCATCCAATCATCCTTCTTCCACATATTTCCTTTTATAGAAACAAGTCAAAATGGTTTCAAAGAGATTCCTTCTTATTGCCCTTGCTTTTGCAACCGTTCTCCTCATTACTTCTGAAATTGCTGCTGCTAAGGAACTGGCCTCCAACAATAAGGGTGAGTTGATCATCTCTTTAAAACAATAATAAAGTATTAACATGCATGCATTATTATCAGTAATATTTAACATTTATAACATATAAGTGAGACTTACTGGGTACGTTTGTTTGATTGTCTGTTAGTTGTTTTTATTTACATTTATGAAATGATGCAGGTGAGGTAGAAGATGCCAAGTATGATCGTGGGTACAACGGTGGACCTGGAGGGTACTACAATGGTGGCGGCCGTGGAGGATACAACAATGGTGGTGGTCGTGGAGGGTACTACAACGGCGGGGGGCGTGGAAGACGACATTGCAGGCATGGTTGCTGTGGCCGTTACTACAATGGAGGATGCAGTTGCTGCAGGACTCTTGAAGAGGCAAATGCATACAAACAAGCTCAGGAGGCACAAACTCACAACTGATCTATAAGCATCTTAATTGATGGAGCGATGCATCAAGTTAATTACTTACGTACTTTTTAAACATATACAGCATTTAAAACATTAGTGTTTGAATGCTATATTAAAAATAATCCTGTCCTTTATCGTTCTAAGTTTAATAAAAGAAAGTTTTGATTCCATTTGTGTGTTCTCGCTTCTTTACAGTTTCGTATATATATTCATACAAACAAAACGAACCTAAGCACAATATCATTGGTCCTCTGCATGTAAATCCTTTATATTTGTGGTACGGTGCACGATTAAGGTGAAAGAAATATTGAATGCCACCTCCTCTAATTTTTAGATACATGCAAATGAGAAAAGGTTTGTCAATTAAAAGCTTGTCATCTATTATACCAGTTACATCATAGCATCCACAataaggtaaaaaaaaaaaaaaacaattaaaagcTTCTCTAGTTATCTATTATACCAGAAAACACATGTTTGACGGTTTTTGGTTAATGTCTCTTaacgggtcgtttttgtaaaacctcAAACTTGAGGGTAAAGCCGGAATAATaaagttttcctataataacccATAACAAATGAAATTGTAGTGATAGATAAATGAATGTCTTAGTGTGAAAATAGAGGGTACGAAAACTATACGTACAATTTAAGCTTAAGTGCTTAAACCTCATAACCGGTCGAATAAACATATGCGCGAACCGGGTAACGGGTGCGTGAAACATAAAAATTGTAAATCCGGGTTATGGATTATGGTTTAAAATATGTTAAAACGACTTTGAATGGCTTTGGATTAGATTTTGATGTAAACTTGGTGAAAAAGAAAGCATGTTCAACTCACACGGCCGGATGGAAACCTGACCAGGCTTGGTGACGGGGTtgaaaaaacatatatatttttcgtTCGAATGTTTCGATTACTAAGCGTTTGACTGTTTAACTTAAACACtaattgtttttagtttttatgatAGGCTATCGCAAAGGTGTGAACCGGACGGACGACCAAGCATGCGAAGAACCAAACACTATTAAGCTGCTAACTCTTTGGAGAGGATTATGAAAAGGTTGAAGCATGATCATGCACAACAAAGTTTTCGAGTTTAAAACTTTAATGCTTTTAAACTGTGATTAAGTGTAATAGTCCGTTTTGTCGGATCGTTTGGGTTATCAGTTAACCCAAACATAAGTTCtatgtttaaaaaaagaaaaaaagttggGACCAATCATCCGCATTTATTAAAATATTGTAGAAATCGGGTTAGAGTGTTACAATTCTTTTTTATAACTAATCTGTATAAAATTCCCTAACAAATAACAAATAGCAAATGAAATCTGAATTCTGAAATTACTTGTGCAATAGCCAAGTTCTAAGCGACTTTGAATCAATTTTGCCTCTTCTTCACTCTTCTTCTATGAATCAATTCTGCCCTCCATGTTCTAAGCACAATCTCAAATCTCAATCGCAAGGCCAAACACATTAATCAGTATCAAAAACAAAGCCATCAAGTAGCAATTAGGATTAAGGATTTAGGGAAAATAGTGATTGTAATAAGTAATACATACTTTTTCGGATTTCAGAGTAATAAATTTCTTGAATATGATATAAATATATAGAGATTAATAGAAAAATTAGTTGTTAAAGTTAACCTACCTTAAGTAATTAGCCCTAATTTTGCCAATATTCTCCTCTAATCTCGACACCATGAGTGATTATTGACAGAGCAGGTTGCAATGGGAAGACGATGATTGCGACTGTATTTTTGGGGATTTTAGGCATTGATTAAGTGATTCGTTAAATTGGGAATTTGGGATAGGGTCGAGTGGTGAATGGTCGATGGTTGCTACAGCTTGCAGACCTGTAGTCATGTCTTTAGTTTAACTCGGAAATTAGTCTTGAATGTGGGCTTTTTTTTCTATACTATTTTTATCTAGGCTCATTTAATAAAAGAATTGTTTTAGTTTTGCTTTTATCTGGGGCTAATACATATACAATATATAAGACTTGCTAAAAATTGGAAGCCCTTAATTTTTGGTAGCCCTAGGCCCGTATCAAGGTGGAAAGCCCAACGGGCTAGCCCCGCTAAAAATGATAATTCATAAAGTGGAGGGTACAACCAAAGCTGGTGTAAAACCCCCCACTAACTTTGATTTTGTAAGATGGTATAAAATGTATATACATGTGAGATGGGCTTATCATCTTTGAAGATGTCCATAATTGAACAATTAGTATATATGATCTATAAATATGTAGGTGAAAGAAAATCTGATCGACGTGCCATTGTCAAAAATGATGTGCCATGCATAGTTATGGATACGCCTACAATTGTGGTTACTATTAATTAAGTTGTCTTTATTGTTGATCTCTTAAATAAATTATAAACTAATAGGCCTATTGTCAATAGAACAACAAGATAAGAATAGATTTATTACGGCCGTGCAATTGCTATATAAACAACTTAAATACTCTACATGTGAGATCATACGGGCAGTATGGTCTCAACCAAGTCAATTTATCAATTTATACATACTGTAGTATAGGGAAAAAAAAACTCATACATGGTGTATGACTTTGTTAGTGGTCATATTATTtgttattttgttggttaaaCACATTATATGGGCCATATAATTTGGCCCTCTTACGATCTGTATAATCATTTTCGCCATATAATCCAACTCACGTAACTCTAAAAAATGGCCCATTATGACATATGAATGGTGTTTGAATAGTATGCTAATGGTGTTTATATAGCGGCAGATTTTATTGATCATAATTTTGCAAGTAATGAAACCTTGGCCCCACCTCCACAAACTCTTGTATAAATAGATAGGTGTAAACCTTCATCCTTCGTCCACAAATCTCCTTTCATTTAACCAAGTAAAAAATGGTTTCAAAGAGATTCCTTTTTATTGTTGTTGCTTTTGCAATTGTTCTCATTACATCTGAAATTGCTGCTGCTAAGGAATTGACCACCAAACATGAAAGTGAGTAGTTGCTTCTACATATTGATCTATTTTATTTACATGCATTATAATCAATAACATTTAACTTCATAAGTAATTAAAATGATGAAGGTGAGGTAAAAGATGCTAAGCATGGAGGGTATTACAATGGTGGTCGACATGGCggtcaccatcatcaccaccatggTCATCGTGGAGGATATTGCAAGTATGGTTGTTGTGGCAATGGAGGTTACTACAGTAGAGGATGCAGGTGTTGTCACACTCTTGCTGAGGCAACTGCATACAAACAAGCTCATAACTGATCTAATCATCTTGATCGAGCCATGCATCATATTACTTACAAACTATTAAAACATACATAATTATAAAACATTTGTGTTTGTATGCTATATATAAGTCTACTAGACTACTACTATGTCTCCATTTAATAAAACTTTGCTTCTATATAGTATGTGTGTATTCTCACGTGTTTATACTTTGGTATATTTATAAATACGAACAAACACAGTATTGTGAAGCACTTGATACCAACATAACCTTCCTTCATTTGTTAAATTCACAGGAAATAACGTTTGTGAACATCTATGTTGGTAATGAATAAACTATGtataacacctcgtaaaatcagtGTCAAATTATATAAAGACACGTGTCCGATAACTCTCATTTTATGTCTAATATTTTGGACAAGAGGGACTATTATTGTAAAAATGTGGAAGTTTGAAtgtggagggactaaaagtgcCAACATGCCATTTTATGGCCTCTGAGTgaccccttgcggaccgtaaagcCTAtgtgcttacggaccgcaagcaTGTATTATTTTTGTTCTTGAGCATCGTATACGGACCGCAAAGCTTCAtccttacggtctgtaaggatTTGAACACCAAGGGCGCGTTatgggcttacggaccgtaagcctaaggcccTTCCGGTCTGTAAGCATTGTAGTTGGCAATTTTGTTTGGGAGCCAAGGCATTCTACCCTTGTGCCACCTATCTCACGAAGTTGAGCTCTTGTGCAGCTCATGCCACATCCATAGACGCCTTCTATGATCTTAGAACAAGTCCTTACACCTGGGTTGATCCCAAACATCatccacaagtataaataggacCCTTGGTGCAACACTTATCCTTGCCCCTTTCTTCATTCTCTTCTTATCTACTACATTGGAAGTTCCTGATCACTAAGGGAGCATCCTCTGAGTTCTAAACATTTTAAGGATCACAAGTAAGTGTTTCTTTCCTGCTCTTTCCTTTTGTAGGCTAAGAATTTAGccaaaagtcaagcaaattgacttttgttttgactttcggtttagaccattatggtccagccattgttcgaatCTAGCATGGCTACGTGATTGTAAtaaggtaggtgttaatccctcaaaagggcaacTCCTGAAAATCACGTTAAGTTGATTAAATGACAGGTCAAAGTTATGTTTAAGTCAAACCGTAGATTTTTGAAAAACTTATAAAATGAACTTGTAATTGTTTTAACTCATGTTTTTGACGCTAAATCAGTTGGTAACTAATATTAGAACATGTATAAACATGTTTAGCCCGTCATTCCAGTTCATGTGTatgttcgcaaccgaaagtcaaacagtttgacttctgctttgactttcgattctgacccgatttagcaaCTTTAGCTTTTGATTCTAAGTTGCATTATGATCATATTATAGTGTAGAATAACGCTTTATGGTTATACTATCTTATCATAATCAGTTCTTGAGTTTTTATGCAAGTTCTTATAATATGCCTAATAATGACTAAAATGCCTTTTTGTGGATAACTTGATTTTAACCAATGATGAACTTATGAAATGAATAACCTACTGATATGGTAATATAATTAACATGTTTTGGTATAATAAACTTGTTCATAACTTGAGTTTTTATACAAGTTCACAAACTATGCCATAttatgactaaaatgcccttatggtgcatagtttgggtttaaaccATAATGATCATACAAAGTTGATAACCTACCGATGTTACAACATAATTAAATTGATTTGGCATATTGAACTTGTATGTAGCTCATCCGATCACCCGATACCGCCTATGCGCGTACGGttagcttatgtaactagtttacgtaagttcACCGAAACGGGTCAATTCTTTCAAATTtatttcaaattccagaatgtaaacatgtttacccacattatacaagtcttagtacttgtgaggtttaaactacattctatccggtcatcgcttaatctagcgtatcgtacTGTTTTCACTATTTTAAGGTAATCGGtccaagtctatgacttgaataaGACCCGTTAATTGGTTATTATACCATTCATTCCAGACTAAGGCATTCCAGTAGATTGCAACCGTGCTAGTTAAATGTGATAACGGCTGTGCTTACTTTTATATCTTGCATTGTAAGATTTATTAAGTAAGctaaatactcttaacctattttccctatacgggcttgggatacagtaaattattaccgcttggtcgggtatgggatcatatgtcggattgtgactagaaaatccgcataacccattttaatatgttttgcttgagaacttaaacattggggactaacgcgaccgtgtcctggataacatcggctcatttaattgcaaatggccacgacttaagcacggggtgcaggcatacacctgacagatgctaatgCTATTATAAAATATTTTCTACCCAAATTAGGGATACCCTTTATGGGTTAAAGTggcgtgtcggttaatcatgttatCGGTTTCTGTAccgggccccatatgtattgacaggcatgtaaaactgtatacaagataactattattgtcccaagttatttataaAATACTTGTTCCTTTGTGCAGTTAAAACAActttgaaatattttcaaaatgtgtcggttatttgtatttaccagtataaactgacgtatcttcaaaagactaagtgatAGGTTGCAAGGTTACGAAATATGCTGGAAGTGCCCGGTAATGCTTAAGAAGAATTTGCAACTCCTTGCATTTGAAGCCTAGTAGTCTGTTATTTTCGATCCCCATGTGGATCTTTTAATGCATCcgtttatattat
This is a stretch of genomic DNA from Helianthus annuus cultivar XRQ/B chromosome 16, HanXRQr2.0-SUNRISE, whole genome shotgun sequence. It encodes these proteins:
- the LOC110915891 gene encoding abscisic acid and environmental stress-inducible protein, with amino-acid sequence MVSKRFLLIALAFATVLLITSEIAAAKELASNNKGEVEDAKYDRGYNGGPGGYYNGGGRGGYNNGGGRGGYYNGGGRGRRHCRHGCCGRYYNGGCSCCRTLEEANAYKQAQEAQTHN
- the LOC110916179 gene encoding glycine-rich protein 3 short isoform isoform X2, whose translation is MVSKRFLFIVVAFAIVLITSEIAAAKELTTKHESEVKDAKHGGYYNGGRHGGHHHHHHGHRGGYCKYGCCGNGGYYSGGCRCCDTLAEATAYKQAHQAQTHN